A stretch of the Lolium perenne isolate Kyuss_39 chromosome 3, Kyuss_2.0, whole genome shotgun sequence genome encodes the following:
- the LOC127343010 gene encoding uncharacterized protein, producing the protein MHVLWLLAARRFRRRARAVSTITASAATAPATPCGYGYGVDDDDGPFFDLDLSCCRSAPASSAGSSSESEDSSTSSSSSCGAGGDADLVISLQRQRSCSASSPPYDRLSFGRCGWGGALPPQLKFCASEPNDAAAARLSASGRRGRLRTFSFGAASAKAAFYGGRASFSRSSSSARSARIFAAYGHDSPSPDQEQETGAKRGQPSADVIRRYLGKISRRLRRVAPAADIRLRKSRSASAAQTAAPAQFSSPPSRRDDTLLEQQDCIASAIAHCKESIHRASMSECDSSLLRSWSDPGTEPPCRRAS; encoded by the exons ATGCACGTCCTCTGGCTGCTCGCGGCGCGGCGGTTCCGCCGCCGCGCCCGCGCCGTGTCCACGATCACCGCGAGCGCGGCGACGGCGCCGGCCACCCCGTGCGGCTACGGCTacggcgtcgacgacgacgacggcccgTTCTTCGACCTCGACCTGTCGTGCTGCCGCTCCGCGCCGGCCTCCAGCGCCGGGTCAAGCTCCGAGTCCGAGGACTcctcaacctcctcctcctcctcctgcggcgcgggcggcgacgcCGACCTCGTCATCTCGCTGCAGCGCCAGCGGAGCTGCTCCGCGTCCTCGCCGCCCTACGACCGCCTCTCCTTCGGCCGGTGCGGGTGGGGCGGCGCGCTGCCCCCGCAGCTGAAGTTCTGCGCTTCGGAACccaacgacgccgccgccgcgcggcTCAGCGCGAGCGGCAGGCGCGGGAGGCTGCGCACGTTCAGCTTCGGAGCCGCGTCCGCCAAGGCCGCCTTCTACGGCGGCCGCGCCAGCTTCTCCCGCAGCTCCAGCAGCGCGCGCTCCGCGAGGATCTTCGCCGCGTACGGGCACGACTCGCCGTCGCCGGACCAAGAACAAGAAACGGGCGctaagagggggcagccctcggcGGACGTGATCAGGCGGTACCTGGGCAAGATCTCGAGGCGGCTGCGGAGGGTGGCGCCCGCTGCGGACATCCGGCTTCGGAAGAGCCGGTCGGCGTCCGCGGCGCAGACGGCGGCTCCTGCTCAGttctcgtcgccgccgtcccGCCGTGACGACACGCTCCTGGAGCAGCAGGACTGCATCGCCAGCGCCATCGCGCACTGCAAGGAGTCCATCCACCGTG CGTCCATGTCGGAGTGCGACTCGTCGCTTCTGCGGTCGTGGAGTGATCCAGGAACAGAACCTCCATGCCGACGAGCATCGTAG